One Euphorbia lathyris chromosome 1, ddEupLath1.1, whole genome shotgun sequence DNA segment encodes these proteins:
- the LOC136212099 gene encoding uncharacterized protein: MEKLSRSCLFLLLAAFIAGISQQANAATYYCSPTSRCGAKYLECPAECPSLSSEDPKAKVCYVNCNSPQCYSECKHRKANCDTPGSACFDPRFIGGDGVVFYFHGKSNQHFSLVSDSDLQINGRFIGHRPAGRSRDFTWIQALGILFNSHSFSLEAKKAATWDAQIDHLKFTYNGEELVIPEGSLSTWYSPEKDVKVERVSSKNSVIVTLKDAAEIIVNVVPVTKEDDRIHKYQIPGYDCFVHLEIQFRFMNLSPKVDGVLGRTYRPDFENPAKPGVAMPVLGGEENYRMQSLLSSDCQSCIFSPQEKKVASSMMNYLTLDCTRSASAGYGIVCKK, encoded by the exons ATGGAGAAGTTAAGCAGAAGCTGTTTGTTTCTCCTTCTGGCAGCCTTCATTGCAGGCATTTCACAGCAGGCTAATGCTGCAACTTACTACTGCAGCCCAACCAGCCGATGCGGGGCCAAGTATTTAGAGTGCCCCGCCGAATGCCCCAGCCTTTCCTCCGAAGATCCCAAAGCCAAAGTCTGTTATGTCAACTGTAACTCCCCTCAATGCTACTCTGAGTGCAAAC ATCGCAAAGCAAACTGTGACACCCCAGGCTCCGCATGCTTTGATCCCCGTTTCATTGGTGGAGATGGTGTTGTTTTCTATTTCCATGGAAAGAGTAACCAACATTTCAGCTTAGTATCAGACTCAGATCTTCAGATTAACGGCCGTTTCATTGGCCACAGGCCGGCAGGAAGAAGCAGGGACTTCACTTGGATTCAAGCTCTGGGAATCCTTTTCAACTCTCATTCATTCTCTCTTGAGGCCAAGAAGGCTGCAACTTGGGATGCCCAAATTGACCATTTGAAGTTCACTTACAACGGGGAAGAATTAGTAATCCCTGAAGGCTCCCTTTCCACCTGGTATTCTCCAGAAAAAGATGTGAAAGTAGAGAGAGTTTCAAGCAAGAACAGTGTGATTGTCACATTAAAAGATGCTGCTGAGATTATAGTGAATGTGGTGCCTGTGACTAAAGAAGATGACAGAATCCATAAATATCAAATACCTGGTTATGATTGCTTTGTGCATTTGGAGATTCAGTTCAGGTTCATGAACCTGTCACCTAAGGTTGATGGAGTTTTAGGAAGGACTTATAGGCCTGATTTTGAGAACCCAGCAAAGCCAGGTGTGGCAATGCCTGTTTTGGGGGGTGAGGAAAATTACAGAATGCAATCTCTTCTTTCATCAGATTGTCAATCTTGCATTTTCTCTCCCCAAGAGAAGAAAGTTGCCTCATCCATGATGAACTATCTCACCCTAGACTGCACCCGCAGTGCTTCTGCTGGATATGGAATTGTTTGCAAGAAGTAA